The Vitis vinifera cultivar Pinot Noir 40024 chromosome 18, ASM3070453v1 region TaaagcgtttttaatattttttattatttaagtgttaaaaaatagtaaaaacgttttataaaatcattttcaaatgtaTTATTAACAATCATTTTTGTAGTGTTTATAGATATTACAAAATTGATTTGTTTGAATGAGGTGTTATAAGTTTGTCTTTGAAATGTATGAagcagagatgaagatataagtTGGTTAACTTTGATCATGCTTCATGGGTGGTGGTTGTCAATTCCAATAATAGTATGGAATGTGAGTTTGTcgaaaaataagttataaaattgTATATGTCATAAAAGATAATTGTCCCAAATTAGCTTTAATGGTAGTTGGGCATCCGGCATAGGCACCGACAAGGACAAGATTTGATTGTGAAGTGAGAGGCTGAACAAGGGAGGCAACGGTGGAAGGCACAATGATGGATGGATGAGGTGTAAGTCTTTGAGGTTGGTGAATTACTCTGAAAAGAATGAacgatttgattttaattaagtaattaagtcGTGATGTAAGAAGAATAAAGAAATGTCTATTCATTCTTAATTAAcatcattataaaaataacctCATAATCTCGTCACTTACATCTAATCCTATGTCCAACAGTCTAAAGTTTTCCGTACGTTTACTTTTACAATGTGAAGAGGCACCGTAGCCAcattttacaaattaatttatttttcaaaattaaaaaaataatgttgggAAGAACTAAGAAGTGAGCAAGAGTAAGGACAAAAAGGCAGAGTGGGGGGGACTGGGGAGGGGGGAAAGCAGGCTAAACCTAAGTAGTAGGGTGGGGCTCACAGGAGAATGCTTGAGCGCGTTCCAGCTGTCTACTCTCCTACTTCCAGTACCAGTCCAGTCCTCCCCCGTGTGCGTATcattatttggatttttttgtccttttcccTTTCTTATTTATTCCCCACcgactttttctttttttttaaaaaaaaaaaaaatttaacccaTTCTGCgatttttttcctattaaactgtatttatatttgtatgaaattaaaaattttcatgtcaatACTCAATAATGTACCCAAGGAATATACGTTTCTTTCAAGTGAAGTTGTCAgatcaattattttcaataccatgaaaaaaaaaaaaaacctcctaaTCTCTCCTCTTTCCATCAAATAATTCAATCCATACAATTAATCTTAATCCATAACAACAAcccaccaatttttttttatttgaaacatttaaaaaataattaaaaatatttaaaatttattatagaaaatcaaattcttaaaaaaaattatttttttgtaatttaacccatacaattattaaaaataataatttaagtaaATTTTACTCACTTTTCATGAATTTTGgttaaatatacttaataatTTCATCTAATATAtccattattttaaatcaataataagAATGACACGAAAATATCTTTCATGAAAGTTTAAACTAATGATAATCGATCGGGTTTATTAAGCTATAATTTTCATGGCCCTTGAATAATTCAACCAAATTATGAGtattaaagtaataaataaataaaatggaaatagCAAAAGAAGAGGAGAGAGAGTGAGCGTTGGGTTTGAGAAGGAGGGTGAAGTGCAGATGGATTGCGGCAAATTCCGATATTTAATGTTAGGGTACGGATTAAAAGGAGGCGTTTGGACGCATAGATTCGCAATCCACCTCTCTATGATTGAaatccaaaaccctaaaaatatttattaagaatTTATGAGAAacagaagagaaagaaaaaaagggtgaGAGAGAAATTTGAAGCTTTTGGGATTCATGAATAATGCAATTTCTGACTTTGCTTCATCACACGTCTCTCTCCTCGATTCCTGCATCCACCCCCTCTTCTTTATGGTTTTCACCCATGCCCTCCTACTTCCCTTTAATTCTagtttttcccttctttttttttagctttttatctcatttttataattaattttatttgtatgttcatttgttttcaaatttcataaaatatcacccttatttaaaataaataatttttttaaatataaaattaaaattattattttatttcttgttacaatattttaatactttttttggaaattggataaaaataaaagtttatttatttgaaatcaatCAACTTATTTGATGCGGTGAAATCTAGATCGTCCGATGAgagtataaataaattatactaAGATTTAAGAATGCAAGTGGAAATAAAATGATTGTGTAACGAGGatttagaaaaatcaaataataagggGCAGTAATTATTGGGCCTGAAAGAAGCCCAATTGTTATACTTTAGACCCATAGGAATGGACGGCTGTGATTAATGTGTATGATGAGAGCAGGGGTGGACAGTGGTCAGACAGCAGGAGCCACAAATATAATTGCTAGGTGGCGATCCAGAGGAGTACGTCCTTGTGAGTGGTAACTAATTCATGCCCACTGGATTATGGGATTTGTGGTGGCGAAGCGGATCTCGAGGCCAATCAACGGTCCTAGTGGCCTAAAGGCGGAGGTACTCTTCACAGGGGCGTTATCGTATGCATTTAATGAAGATAGGGTGCAGGCTAAGCATACGGCTAAAGCCAAATAAAAGTGGCGATTAATTGATTATTGGACCCTCCCATCTTTAATTATATTCTTTATGTtgcatattaataatatttaatatatagaaaaaatacaaaaaaaatatttatgtgtaGTTAAATCCGAATTgtccaataaaaatatataaacagattaaattataaaataacaataataatgtaATTTGGGTTAGATGTGAAAAATGTGACTAATAATATGATTaacacatatatataatttcggTATACAcctttttatatgatattttttaattatgatttcaTAATAATATGAAAACAGGTGTTGATAATTCGAAGAAAAAAGTAATGTCACTTATTGGATGAACAAAATTTaatgtgatatttttttattttagctttttattgaaagtaatttatttttcagaatttagattgtttatttttttatttttttatgatttattataaattttttactaaatagaaaaaataacatattaattttttttttactttttaatacttaatataaataaaatactataaaaacaaataatctaatatttaacactactaaataataagtttttatttaaaattaaatataaaaaaacatcatgtaagaaataaaatttaaattgatgaaatattataggataaaatttaaaaagacttttatgGTACTAAAAAGCAGTTACAGTAGAAACCCTAATGGGAATAGTGTGTATATGTGGGAAAGGAGTTAGAAATTCACCTGATTTGGGACCAAAGGAATAGATATCTTGATTTCATATCAACTTTTTCtgatcattttaatattttgcttCTTAGAGAACTTTATTTTTAGTTCAGACAGAGTGGTTGAAGCAACCAATCAAACCTGATGTTGGGACCAGCCACCTTTTTGGTACAACAAcattcaattctttttttttttttctctctctattttattttcctttttcaattaatgtttttatcttttaattttttattattatttttgtggttAGAATGTTCATCTGGCCTTTTTAGAACCTTTCATTAATACTGGCAATGGTGATGGAATTGACAATCTGTTGTGACTTGTGACAGCCAGTAACACCCACATGTGAAATAAATGGTCTTAACaggaaaattatataaatatatatattttttggaattttaaaaaaattgagatgacaataatgttataaaaatgtttttgacataatttttaaatagatttcaaatagaaaataattttttagatgataaaaaattttaaaaatgattattttaataagaaaGAGAGTGTGGGGGGTgtagaaaaacataaaatgtttCACATTAATGGAATGTTGAGGAATAAGCAATTGGATATGAGAATCGATCTTGTTGTACTacaattaaactaaaataatatttttttaaaaaacaaagaaaaggaaaaagaaaaagaattaggtGATGATGATCTCACTGCTCTGAAGGGCTACCCTCGTGTTATCTCTCTGAAAACCTGACTCATCTCAACATGCTCACACACGCACGCATAAATCTCTGCAACCAACTTCGCATTTActacatctctctctctctctctctcaatcttCAGAcaacccccacccccacccccaccccaaGTTTCACCTTAATCCAACAAATATCTTGAATTTCTACGACCCCTCTTTCCCATTTTATCCTATTTGGGAACCTCTCTCAGGTGCACTTGTGTAGGCCCCTTCAATAGCTTTAGCCTTTATGATCCCAAATCTACATCCCTTCTCATTATAGCTTTCCTTCTCCTTCGGTTTCAGTGCTTCACCCTCgttatagatatatatatataaattgcatTTAGACATCTCAAGCCAGAACCCACTTACTTCATTCCTTCATTCATTCACTCATTCACTTACAATCTGAAGATGTTGGCTATGGAGGAAGTTCTGTGTGAGCTGAGCAGAGAGGACATAAATGAGCAAGGTTTGCCTCCTGGGTTTAGGTTCCACCCCACTGATGAAGAACTGATAACCTTTTATCTGGCTTCGAAGGTGTTTAATGGGAGTTTCTGTGGTGTGGAGATTGCTGAGGTTGACCTCAACAGATGCGAGCCTTGGGAGCTTCCAGGTATGCCTAGAGTTTGTTTCATGTCGACATTGAGACAAGATGAAAATGGGGAGAGACAAATATATGAGAATATTCCcctttctttttatcttctttttctttctcttttcctcTTAGGTTTTGATGGCCTGATGGGGCTTTCTCTTGCATACTCTCTCACTCTCACTCACTCTCACCCTACCTGCAAACCTTTCTGCtcgtctctttttttttttctttaattcaaaATCAACTAATGTTGTTGGTTTATATGATCTTTTGGTCAACATAAAAGACAACTATATAATCTTTACTTCTCCTTGTGATCTTGGCTATGTGGGTGGGGGGACAGGAACTCTCAGAAACAACATCAAATggctattttctctcttttttagcTGTCTAATGAGTCTTCATAGATTATGAGATCTCATGggttaatgaattaattaaccTTTTGGTCATCTATGTAAATGCATATATATCCAAATAAATATAAGGTTGCCAGTCGTTATTGTAGGTTTTTACTTGCCAATCCGTCAATACTTAGCTATAACCCTATAAATAGATACATGTCCCTGTCAATGCCGCACAGTTTAGAATTTGTGAgggaaagaggaaagaaaaacaaCAGTTGGGTGTAGCAGAAACTACATATTAACATTAATGCTCGTGATGGGTGGAATTGTGGTTGCAGATGTAGCAAAGATGGGAGAAAGAGAGTGGTATTTCTTCAGTTTAAGGGACAGAAAGTACCCAACAGGGTTGAGAACAAACAGGGCAACTGGAGCTGGGTATTGGAAAGCAACAGGAAAAGATAGAGAAGTGCACAGCGCCTCAAGCGGAGCCTTACTTGGGATGAAGAAAACCCTAGTTTTCTACAAGGGAAGAGCACCCAGAGGCGAGAAAACCAAGTGGGTTATGCACGAGTACCGCCTCGACGGTGACTTCTCCTACCGCCACACGTGCAAGGTAACGCCTCCCTCCGCCACCACcgccacctccacctccacctccctCCGCCGTGGGAATCAAGTTAATAGCCTGCAACCCACTTTCGTTTTGTCGTTTTTGAGTTGACTTTACTTTATGTATatctttcaaacaaaataaaagataaataagtaaatatatatatataaaagagtgAAGATTGAATACTGTTTCTGCCGACTACCCAGTTTTCAGTTCATTTGTTGGGTTTTTGAATTACAGTTTGCTTTTTGTGTAGAGATCAGTCATCTCAATTATGAGTGCCTTTTCTTTTGAGTCTTTAAAGACAATCGATTGTGTgttcaatttcaatttaataaactGTTGCATGACAACATGTACGCAGTGCACGTAAATGAGCATGCAGtcagttttttttatcattaagaACGACAAAGTTGAAAGATTCAGAAACTATTTAATGAAATcgtatggattttttttctgtttttagaGCTGGGTTTTTTTCCCTTGTGTTGTAGGAGGAATGGGTGATTTGCAGAATATTTCACAAAACTGGGGAGAAGAAGAACCCGATGTTCCAAGGGCAGGCGTATCTGCTGGGGAGttcagcagcagcagcagtaGCCACTAGTTCGTTGCCTGCGTTGCTGGAAAGCCAAACAACACTGTTGGAGAGTCAATCTCACCCCACAATGCAAGGTGGTATCTCAAGCTCTTTTCTGGTTCATCACCACCATGACCAAGAAAGCAATGAGCTGAAGGCCCTGATAAACCCAGTTTTGTCCCAGTCTCCTTTGGCGTTTCCAATAAATAGTGGGTTCCAGAGCTGCTCCTTTTCAACAACTCCCACCACCAACATCCCAAACACGAACAACATTAATAGCACCACCGGCAACAACAACCCATCAACATCCATCCTCTTCAAGTCCCTCCTCTCACATCAGGAATGCAGTTTGAAGGAACAGACCACTATTCCGAAACAGTGCAAGACAGAGGCCAACTTTTCCCATTTCCAACTACCTGATGCTAACATGCACTGGGTGGACAGGATGAACTCGAACCTGCATCAAAATCCCTTGTTTTTTGAGATGGATTATTGTAGCGGTGGTGTATTGGGGTTCACAGCAGCAACTGCtactggtggtggtggtggtggtggtggtgcttCTGCTGCTGCTACTTCCGCTGCTGTTGCTTCTGCTGCAGAAACTGTTCATGAGATGTCCACTTCAATTGCTTTCAACAGGGCCGGCTTTCAGATGATGGTAGATTTTCCCATCAGAGTCCCCGGAGGAGAATCTTGGCCATTGGATCCTTGAGATGTttgcaaattatatatatatatatggatagaGATATCTATATCTGTAGTCTAATATACATACCATATATAGAATCTTATGGTGTATGTACTGTTGCTGTAAATGTGGGGGGAGTCCCATCCCATGAGTCCATCCATGCACGTATCTATGTAGCCGTGTAGTATTTAAGATTTTCTGCAGTGCACGATTGAGGAGAGATTTTTCCTCTTTCCCTTTagattgtgtttttcttttcggTTTTTGGTTTGGAGGAGGGATATTGTTTGGCTCCCTTTCTGTGGGGTTGGATATTCCAAGGGACCGGTGGTGTAAAGTTAATGAAGGAGGAGTGGTGGTGCTGGTGGTCGGTTGGGGTAGCGGACGGCTCCTGTTTGATGTGACGCCATGGATGGGATAGGATGTGTTTCATAATTTTTACGTCACCTTTATTTATGATTGATGATGAGAATGGGCCCTCCTCTCCTGCATGCATGCTCAGTGCTCTCTGGCCTACCCTACGTCCATCTGACAA contains the following coding sequences:
- the LOC100256459 gene encoding protein CUP-SHAPED COTYLEDON 3; amino-acid sequence: MLAMEEVLCELSREDINEQGLPPGFRFHPTDEELITFYLASKVFNGSFCGVEIAEVDLNRCEPWELPDVAKMGEREWYFFSLRDRKYPTGLRTNRATGAGYWKATGKDREVHSASSGALLGMKKTLVFYKGRAPRGEKTKWVMHEYRLDGDFSYRHTCKEEWVICRIFHKTGEKKNPMFQGQAYLLGSSAAAAVATSSLPALLESQTTLLESQSHPTMQGGISSSFLVHHHHDQESNELKALINPVLSQSPLAFPINSGFQSCSFSTTPTTNIPNTNNINSTTGNNNPSTSILFKSLLSHQECSLKEQTTIPKQCKTEANFSHFQLPDANMHWVDRMNSNLHQNPLFFEMDYCSGGVLGFTAATATGGGGGGGGASAAATSAAVASAAETVHEMSTSIAFNRAGFQMMVDFPIRVPGGESWPLDP